A region of the Pleurocapsa minor HA4230-MV1 genome:
GATCTACCCACTGAAAACGTAGCAATTAGACTTTTCAGATATCCTCTTATAACTCAATCTTTTAAAAGCAGATCTTGATTCGTATTACATATTAATCATACAGAGAAAATATTTAATTTTTTATTAGTATTGACGATTTGTAAAGTGTCATTGTTGCTGGCTTAATTTGTAATTACTGGGCATAATTGTTATTGAATACTAATATAATAATCGCCAAGCTAATTTAATCCATTTTGGCAAACTATTAGTAACAAGATAACCTCAAGTTTATAATTATTTAACTACTAAAAATGAAAAATCTCTTACAATTTTTATTAACAATAGGAATTAGTTTTGCTCCTCAATCAGTTTTGTTGGTTTCAGCTCAAGCTGAAGTTAAACCCAAGCCTAGTTTAGCTCAGTCGCCAACTCAAAATGACAAAATCAAACAATTTACCTTCGATTTCAAGAATACTTATGATTATGCTACCTGTTTGGACATAATTTTATTAGCCTACGAAAAACGTAACGCTGAACTAGAAAAGGCTTTTAAAAATGATTGTGCTAATAATGTTTTGCAAACCTTTGGTAACAATTTATCGAAAGATGTGGCTTTACAGTTGGTTAAATCAGCTAATTTATACGCTACGGAAAGACTAGAAAATCCACTTTATCCTTCTCTTGGTTTAAGAAGAAGAATCGCGATTAATCTGGGATATGTTTATGACACAGATAAAAACAATCCCGATATTTTGAAATATATTAATCCTGAGTCAGAATAAAGGAACTCTGTTCCAGCTATAAGCCATAAGCTATAAGTTTAAAGCCACTATATGCGGAGCGGTATACCATTTGCGAAGCTTATCCTTTAGGACAAGGGTATATCCGAAGGTGTATCCTTTAGGACAATGTGCCACGGCATTTGCGGAGCTTATCCTTTAGGACGCATTTAGTAGCATATCAGTGATAAATAAAGCTACAACGTAACATCAATCAAACGGCTTCAGGGCTATTTCATTCTCATATATCCAGAGAATAAATTCTCTGTCTAAGTACATTAAGTCCGTTTAAACGGACTTTGATTTTAAGCCAAGAAATTTATTTCTTGGTTCACTACAGTTAGAACGAAATAGCCCTGAAACGGCTTATAGCTTAAAGCGTATAGCTATCGATTAAAGTCCTCTAGTTTTTTGTGACCAAACTCTGGTGGGTAGACCCCAAATATAAATAAAGCCTTCTGCTGCTTTATGGTCGAACTTATCTTCAGCACCGTAGGTAGCAAGATCTGGTGCATAGATAGAATTATCAGACTGACGACCAACTATGGTTGCGTTACCTTTATGTAATTTAATTCTGACTTCTCCAGAAACTCTTTCCTGAGTCTGTTGAATAAAGCCATCTAAAGCAGCTTTTAGCGGACTGTACCACAAACCACGATAGATTAATTCACCATAAGATTGTTCAATGCCTCGCTTATATTGAGTAACATCACCTGTAAGAGTAAGGCTTTCTAAGTCACGGTGAGCATGAATTAAAACTAAGAGTGCAGGTGCTTCGTAGATCTCCCGCGATTTAATCCCGACCACACGGTTTTCTAACATATCGATGCGTCCGATGCCATGTTGACCAACGGTTTCATTAAGTTGAGAAATCAAGGCTACGGGGTCTAATTTCTTGCCGTTAATTGTAGTGGGTAAACCCTGCTCAAAACCAATGGTAATATATTCTGGCTCATCAGGAGTATCGGCGATCGCCTTAGTCATTAAGTAAATTTCTTCGGGAGGCTCTGCCATGGGATCTTCTAAGATACCTGCTTCAATACTGCGACCGAGTAAATTGCGATCGATACTATAGGGA
Encoded here:
- a CDS encoding argininosuccinate synthase produces the protein MGRANKVVLAYSGGVDTTVCIPYLKNEWGVKEVITLAADLGQGDELEPIQQKALKFGAAESLVVDATASFVTDYAFPAIQANTLYENRYPLSTALARPLIAKLLVEAAEKYGADAVAHGCTAKGNDQVRFDLGIMALNPNLKVLAPAREWNMSREEAISYGEQFGLEFPVKKSSPYSIDRNLLGRSIEAGILEDPMAEPPEEIYLMTKAIADTPDEPEYITIGFEQGLPTTINGKKLDPVALISQLNETVGQHGIGRIDMLENRVVGIKSREIYEAPALLVLIHAHRDLESLTLTGDVTQYKRGIEQSYGELIYRGLWYSPLKAALDGFIQQTQERVSGEVRIKLHKGNATIVGRQSDNSIYAPDLATYGAEDKFDHKAAEGFIYIWGLPTRVWSQKTRGL